The following are encoded in a window of Gramella sp. MT6 genomic DNA:
- a CDS encoding glycosyltransferase family 2 protein, with protein sequence MQISVVIPLLNEEQSLVELYNWIVKVLRSNSFSYEIIFIDDGSTDGSWKTIEALSENDDRVKGIRFNRNYGKSQALHAGFLKAGGDVVITMDADLQDNPEEIPELYDMIMKDDNDLVSGWKKKRYDNVITKNLPSKLFNAAARKTSGVKLHDFNCGLKAYRKEVIKNIDVYGEMHRYIPVLAKNAGFYKITEKEVQHQARKYGTTKFGINRFIYGFLDLISIWFLSKFGRRPMHLFGALGVLMFIIGFVTAGWIGLSKLYKLYHGIPNILVVDNPWFYIALIVMVIGTQFFLAGFLGELILRSKRDKERYLIKKTTPNI encoded by the coding sequence ATGCAGATATCGGTAGTTATACCACTTTTAAACGAGGAACAATCTCTAGTAGAATTATATAATTGGATCGTAAAGGTTTTACGGTCCAATTCCTTTTCTTACGAGATTATTTTCATTGATGACGGGAGTACCGATGGCTCCTGGAAAACGATCGAGGCCTTATCTGAAAATGATGACAGGGTAAAAGGTATTCGTTTTAATCGTAATTATGGAAAATCGCAGGCCCTGCATGCGGGTTTTTTAAAGGCCGGAGGAGACGTAGTGATCACCATGGATGCAGATCTACAGGATAATCCTGAAGAGATCCCTGAGCTTTATGATATGATCATGAAGGATGATAACGACCTCGTTTCTGGATGGAAAAAGAAGCGTTACGATAATGTGATTACCAAGAACCTCCCTTCAAAACTTTTCAACGCCGCGGCGAGAAAAACTTCAGGGGTTAAATTGCATGATTTTAATTGCGGACTAAAAGCATACCGTAAAGAGGTCATTAAAAATATAGACGTTTATGGCGAAATGCACAGGTACATTCCTGTTCTCGCCAAGAATGCCGGGTTTTATAAGATAACCGAAAAAGAAGTTCAACACCAGGCCAGGAAATACGGTACAACGAAATTTGGAATTAACCGTTTCATATACGGATTTTTAGATCTCATAAGTATCTGGTTCTTATCCAAATTTGGCCGAAGGCCTATGCACCTTTTTGGGGCCCTCGGCGTATTGATGTTCATTATTGGTTTCGTCACTGCAGGATGGATAGGTCTATCAAAACTCTATAAATTATACCATGGCATCCCCAACATACTTGTTGTAGACAACCCATGGTTCTATATTGCTCTTATCGTAATGGTTATAGGGACTCAATTTTTCCTGGCAGGATTCCTTGGCGAATTAATTCTAAGGTCTAAACGAGATAAAGAACGTTATTTAATAAAGAAAACCACTCCTAATATTTAG
- a CDS encoding phospho-sugar mutase, whose translation MATNKPEILQKAEEWLTDIFDNDTRSEIKRLIDENPKELEESFYKNAEFGTGGMRGVMGVGTNRINKYTLGKNTQGLSNYLKKSFPNKEIKVAIAYDCRNNSQELAKIVADVFSANGIKVFLFSELRPTPELSFAVKHLDCQCGIVLTASHNPPEYNGYKVYWEDGGQLVPPQDSEVIEVINNLDYSAIKFDANEDLIVKIDSEVDKAFAEASVKNGSFDTPASARENLKVVFTSLHGTSITMVPEVLENAGFTNVHIVEEQRKPNGNFPTVKSPNPEEPEALKMALEIAEKENADIVIGTDPDCDRLGVAVRDLNGEMILLNGNQTMLVMTWFLLEEWKNSNKLKGNEFVASTIVSTPMLKNLTEDYGVEYKEVLTGFKWIAKLIKDHPELDFIGGGEESFGYMVGDFVRDKDAVTATLLACEIAAKMKGEGNSFYNKLLQLYTQYGLYKEELISLVKKGIEGEKEIKQMLIDLRENPWEEIDGEKVVLIEDYNSSIAKNLQDRTENTIDIPKSNVLIYYTESGTKIAARPSGTEPKIKFYISVNTDLDSVENYEQQDQKLSDKIARIREELQLG comes from the coding sequence ATGGCTACAAACAAACCTGAAATTCTTCAGAAAGCTGAAGAATGGCTTACCGATATATTTGATAATGACACCAGGTCTGAAATTAAAAGACTTATAGATGAGAACCCTAAAGAACTGGAGGAAAGCTTTTATAAAAATGCTGAATTCGGAACCGGGGGAATGCGTGGAGTTATGGGTGTGGGAACTAACCGCATAAATAAATATACTTTAGGGAAGAACACCCAGGGGCTTTCAAATTACCTGAAAAAGTCATTTCCGAATAAGGAAATTAAAGTAGCTATAGCATATGATTGTCGTAATAACAGCCAGGAACTAGCTAAAATTGTTGCAGATGTATTTTCTGCAAACGGCATTAAGGTTTTTCTTTTTTCAGAATTAAGGCCAACCCCTGAACTTTCTTTTGCTGTTAAGCATCTGGATTGCCAGTGTGGAATTGTATTGACTGCAAGTCATAATCCACCGGAATACAATGGATACAAAGTTTACTGGGAAGATGGAGGTCAATTAGTTCCGCCACAGGATTCAGAAGTAATAGAAGTAATTAATAATCTGGATTACAGCGCAATTAAGTTTGATGCGAATGAAGATCTGATCGTAAAAATTGATAGCGAAGTAGATAAGGCATTTGCCGAAGCTTCAGTTAAAAATGGAAGTTTTGACACTCCAGCTTCAGCCCGAGAGAATCTTAAGGTCGTATTTACCTCCTTACACGGCACCTCGATTACTATGGTTCCCGAGGTATTGGAAAATGCTGGTTTTACCAATGTTCATATCGTAGAAGAACAGAGAAAACCTAATGGCAATTTCCCTACGGTGAAATCTCCAAATCCTGAAGAGCCGGAAGCTTTAAAAATGGCCCTGGAAATTGCAGAAAAAGAAAATGCAGATATTGTTATTGGTACAGATCCAGATTGTGATCGTCTTGGTGTGGCGGTTCGGGATCTTAATGGTGAAATGATACTTCTTAATGGAAATCAGACCATGCTTGTTATGACCTGGTTCCTTCTGGAAGAATGGAAAAATTCAAATAAACTTAAGGGTAATGAATTTGTTGCCTCTACCATCGTTTCCACCCCAATGCTTAAAAATCTTACTGAGGATTACGGAGTGGAATATAAAGAAGTATTGACAGGCTTCAAATGGATTGCAAAACTCATCAAAGATCACCCTGAATTAGATTTTATTGGCGGCGGGGAAGAAAGTTTCGGTTATATGGTCGGGGATTTTGTACGTGATAAAGATGCGGTAACCGCTACCCTACTCGCTTGCGAGATCGCTGCGAAAATGAAAGGAGAAGGTAATTCTTTCTATAATAAATTGCTTCAGCTTTATACTCAGTACGGTCTTTATAAGGAAGAATTGATCTCCCTGGTCAAAAAAGGTATCGAAGGCGAAAAGGAGATCAAACAAATGTTGATCGACCTACGTGAAAATCCCTGGGAGGAAATAGACGGTGAAAAGGTTGTGCTTATTGAAGATTATAATTCTTCTATCGCCAAAAACCTGCAAGATCGCACTGAAAATACAATAGATATTCCAAAATCAAATGTGCTCATTTATTACACTGAAAGCGGAACCAAGATCGCAGCCAGGCCTAGTGGTACAGAACCTAAGATTAAATTCTACATCAGTGTGAATACAGATCTTGACTCGGTAGAGAATTACGAGCAGCAGGATCAAAAATTGAGTGATAAAATTGCCCGAATCAGAGAGGAATTACAACTGGGCTAA
- a CDS encoding DUF4377 domain-containing protein yields the protein MHIKLYIILVIGVLGFFGTNSCSLVGIDPDDIELVEMRVNHYKQTAIGVGPQLVYLVQEEAKIGDEDWNYFYDEIEGFEYESGYIYDLKVRKIKIQNPPQDASDTKFLLHKVMSKERVDEEETFDIKLKWAGNNFVQNSGPGYSILNEYNIECAELCEELSQDLENNEELTGTFTHLGDNRLKLISIQ from the coding sequence ATGCACATTAAACTATATATCATTTTGGTTATTGGAGTTCTCGGTTTTTTCGGGACGAATTCCTGTTCCTTAGTGGGTATAGATCCAGATGATATTGAATTAGTAGAAATGCGGGTAAATCATTATAAACAAACAGCTATAGGAGTAGGTCCTCAATTGGTATACCTGGTACAGGAAGAAGCGAAAATAGGCGATGAAGACTGGAATTATTTCTATGACGAAATTGAAGGTTTTGAATATGAATCTGGGTATATCTATGATTTGAAAGTGAGAAAAATTAAAATTCAGAACCCGCCTCAGGATGCTTCAGATACTAAATTTTTATTGCATAAGGTGATGTCTAAAGAGAGGGTAGATGAAGAGGAAACATTTGATATTAAACTAAAATGGGCAGGTAATAATTTTGTCCAAAATTCTGGACCTGGATATTCAATTCTAAATGAATATAATATAGAATGTGCAGAACTCTGTGAAGAATTGTCTCAGGATCTTGAAAATAATGAAGAATTAACTGGCACTTTTACTCATTTGGGAGATAACAGGCTCAAACTTATTTCAATTCAATAA
- a CDS encoding RNA polymerase sigma factor, protein MSQNSEDQLVKRLQNSSTSPEAFRELISLYKERLYWHIRNMVKSHDDTDDILQNTFVKIFRNIKQFKGESKLYSWMYRIATNESITFINNKARRLQITSEELQNQIIDNLESDVYFEGDEIQLKLQKAIATLPDKQQQVFNMKYFEELKYREMAEILETSEGALKASYHIASKKIEEYLKSN, encoded by the coding sequence GTGTCGCAGAATTCGGAAGATCAATTAGTAAAAAGACTACAGAACAGCTCCACTTCTCCGGAGGCTTTCCGGGAACTCATATCATTATATAAAGAAAGGCTTTACTGGCATATTAGAAATATGGTTAAAAGCCATGATGACACAGATGATATTCTGCAAAATACCTTCGTAAAAATTTTCAGAAACATTAAACAGTTTAAGGGAGAGAGTAAACTTTATAGCTGGATGTATCGTATCGCCACAAATGAATCTATTACATTTATAAATAATAAGGCCCGAAGATTGCAGATAACATCTGAAGAATTACAGAATCAGATCATTGATAACCTGGAAAGCGATGTTTATTTTGAAGGAGACGAAATTCAATTAAAGCTACAAAAAGCTATAGCTACCCTTCCAGATAAACAACAACAGGTTTTTAATATGAAGTATTTTGAAGAATTAAAATACCGTGAAATGGCCGAAATACTGGAAACCAGTGAAGGAGCACTTAAAGCTTCTTACCATATTGCATCAAAAAAAATAGAGGAATATTTAAAATCAAATTAA
- a CDS encoding ABC transporter ATP-binding protein: MTYFRKILQFAIPYKRFAILNIICNVLYAIFSTLSFIALIPVIQVLFDKTKRVSKKPVWEGLNKTKEYVSDYFNYEVTQRVNEDEVAALVFICGIVVLLFFLKNFFGYLSSFFLTFLRNGVLRDLRDAVYKKILALPVSYFSEKRKGDTISRITADVNEVQTSFLSILELIVREPLTILFTIIAMLLMSAKLTLFVFIFLPVAGFVISIIGKQLKKQSNLAQEENGHFLSIVEETLSSLKIVKGFNAERKFYHRFQESTNRLNNILNKLVNRQNLASPTSEFLGIFVIVIILWFGGNMVLVEESLDAATFIAFLGLAYNILTPAKQISKATYSVKKGDAAAERILEVLETPSTITDAPNALDKKDFNSEISIENIDFSYENEKVLKNFSVTVPKGQTVALVGQSGSGKSTIANLITRFYDVDKGSIKIDGNDIRQIKKTSLRDLMGLVTQDSILFNDTIRNNITLGKENASDEEIIDALKIANAWEFVKELPGVLDTNIGDSGNKLSGGQKQRLSIARAVLKNPPVMILDEATSALDTESEKLVQKALENMMKNRTSVVIAHRLSTIQNADKIVVMQRGEIVEQGRHQELIAANGTYKKLVEMQSFD; this comes from the coding sequence ATGACCTATTTCCGTAAAATACTTCAATTCGCAATTCCATATAAGCGATTTGCGATACTGAATATTATATGCAACGTTCTATACGCAATTTTCAGTACACTTTCCTTTATCGCTCTTATCCCGGTCATCCAGGTATTATTCGATAAAACAAAAAGGGTATCAAAAAAGCCTGTTTGGGAAGGCCTGAACAAGACAAAAGAATATGTATCAGACTATTTTAATTATGAAGTTACTCAGCGGGTAAATGAAGATGAAGTGGCCGCATTGGTCTTTATCTGCGGAATTGTGGTTCTGTTATTCTTTTTAAAGAACTTCTTCGGATATCTTAGTTCCTTCTTTCTTACTTTCCTGCGTAACGGAGTTTTGAGAGATCTCAGGGATGCCGTTTACAAGAAGATACTCGCATTACCAGTATCCTATTTTTCTGAAAAAAGAAAAGGTGATACCATTTCCAGAATTACGGCAGATGTAAATGAAGTTCAAACTTCATTTCTTTCTATACTTGAATTGATCGTGAGAGAACCTTTAACCATTCTCTTCACCATCATAGCAATGTTATTGATGAGTGCTAAACTTACGCTATTTGTCTTTATATTTCTTCCTGTAGCAGGTTTTGTTATTTCGATCATAGGTAAGCAACTAAAAAAACAATCCAATCTTGCGCAAGAAGAAAATGGTCATTTCCTGAGTATCGTAGAGGAAACTCTATCAAGTCTAAAGATCGTTAAGGGATTTAATGCCGAAAGAAAATTTTACCATCGTTTTCAGGAATCCACTAACAGGTTGAACAATATCCTGAACAAACTGGTAAATCGACAGAATCTGGCTTCCCCTACCAGTGAATTCCTCGGTATCTTTGTGATCGTTATAATTCTATGGTTTGGTGGAAATATGGTGCTGGTTGAAGAAAGCCTTGATGCCGCCACTTTTATTGCCTTTTTAGGTTTGGCTTACAATATCCTTACACCGGCAAAACAAATTTCTAAAGCTACTTACAGTGTTAAGAAAGGAGATGCCGCAGCAGAAAGGATATTAGAGGTATTAGAGACTCCTTCTACTATTACCGACGCTCCGAATGCACTGGACAAAAAAGATTTTAATTCTGAAATTAGCATTGAAAATATCGATTTCAGTTATGAAAATGAAAAAGTTCTAAAGAACTTCAGTGTCACTGTTCCTAAAGGTCAAACGGTAGCATTGGTTGGACAGTCTGGATCTGGAAAGTCAACCATTGCCAATTTAATAACCAGGTTCTATGATGTTGATAAGGGTTCTATTAAGATAGATGGCAATGACATACGACAGATTAAAAAAACTTCCTTGAGAGACCTCATGGGATTGGTAACTCAGGATTCTATACTTTTTAATGATACCATTAGAAATAATATCACATTAGGGAAAGAGAATGCCAGCGATGAAGAGATCATTGATGCATTGAAGATTGCTAATGCCTGGGAGTTCGTTAAAGAATTGCCCGGAGTTCTTGACACTAATATTGGTGACAGCGGAAATAAGCTAAGTGGTGGCCAGAAGCAACGTCTTTCTATCGCCCGTGCTGTTTTGAAAAATCCACCGGTAATGATCCTGGATGAAGCTACTTCTGCTCTAGACACAGAAAGTGAAAAACTTGTGCAAAAGGCACTGGAAAATATGATGAAGAACCGTACTTCGGTGGTGATCGCTCACAGACTTTCTACAATTCAGAATGCAGATAAGATCGTAGTGATGCAACGTGGTGAAATTGTGGAACAAGGCAGGCATCAGGAATTGATCGCAGCCAATGGCACCTACAAAAAACTAGTAGAAATGCAATCTTTCGATTAA
- a CDS encoding oxidoreductase produces the protein MKKISFLLILLIVACKNDKQQSENLDTIKDSKPFESVEVEVILENDSLSIRAIEVMGNSLAFAANNGTYGLYNSTEETWKINTQSFDTIKPEFRAVASTSNDFFMLSVANPALLYKTGDTGNMEMVYKEENEKVFYDSMAFWNDDEGIAMGDPVDNCISIIITRNGGKSWRKIDCKDLPESAEGEAAFAASNSNIAIQGDNTWILTGGMRSRILFSPDKGRSWEVFETPLLQGEATTGGYSVDFYDENNGIIIGGDYTKPEGNKSNKAITKDGGRTWELIADSKEPGYKSSVRYVPNSNANGIIATGFTGIHYSHNGGKNWKMLLDEGFYTLRFINDSVAYAAGKGRVARLKFR, from the coding sequence ATGAAGAAAATAAGTTTTTTACTAATCTTATTAATCGTTGCCTGTAAGAACGATAAGCAGCAATCTGAAAACTTGGATACAATAAAAGATTCCAAGCCGTTTGAATCTGTAGAAGTTGAAGTGATCCTGGAAAACGATTCCTTAAGCATCCGTGCCATCGAGGTGATGGGAAATAGTCTGGCTTTCGCTGCAAATAACGGAACTTATGGTTTGTATAATTCCACCGAAGAGACCTGGAAGATCAACACGCAAAGTTTTGATACTATCAAACCTGAATTCAGAGCAGTGGCTAGTACTTCGAACGATTTTTTCATGTTAAGCGTTGCAAATCCGGCCTTGCTATATAAAACTGGTGATACAGGAAATATGGAAATGGTTTATAAAGAAGAGAATGAAAAAGTGTTCTATGATTCTATGGCATTCTGGAATGATGATGAAGGGATCGCTATGGGAGACCCGGTAGACAATTGTATTTCTATAATTATTACCAGGAACGGAGGTAAAAGTTGGAGAAAGATCGACTGTAAAGATCTGCCAGAATCAGCTGAAGGTGAAGCTGCTTTTGCGGCCAGCAATTCAAATATTGCCATACAGGGGGATAATACCTGGATATTGACGGGAGGTATGAGATCCAGGATCTTGTTTTCTCCTGATAAAGGAAGAAGCTGGGAAGTTTTCGAAACTCCTTTATTGCAGGGAGAGGCCACTACCGGCGGTTATAGTGTGGATTTTTATGATGAGAACAATGGAATTATTATCGGAGGAGATTATACAAAACCAGAGGGTAATAAGAGTAATAAGGCAATTACTAAAGATGGCGGAAGAACCTGGGAGCTAATCGCAGATAGTAAGGAACCGGGATATAAAAGTTCAGTGCGCTATGTTCCAAATTCTAATGCTAACGGCATAATTGCAACCGGATTTACCGGGATACATTACAGTCACAATGGCGGAAAGAACTGGAAGATGCTTTTAGATGAAGGTTTTTATACGTTAAGATTTATCAATGATAGCGTGGCATACGCAGCGGGAAAGGGGAGAGTAGCCAGACTAAAATTCAGGTAA
- a CDS encoding methyltransferase domain-containing protein — protein sequence MRLHRNLVFATVDALAEIFNEGNYADKVIEKTLKRDKRWGSRDRSFIAETTYDIVRWKRLYAEIAEVKEPFKREDLFRMFAVWCVLRGIEIPDWPQFEKTPERRIKGKFDELSKIRKFRESVPDWMDELGEEELGEKVWTNEIHALNKQAPVVIRANKLKTNPQELAEKLKEEGIETTNLRNYPEALELKERANIFRTNAFKDGFFEVQDASSQRVAEFLDVEPGMRVVDTCAGAGGKTLHLAALMENKGQIIALDIYGNKLKELKRRAKRAGAHNVETRSIDSTKVIKKLYGTADRVLIDAPCSGLGVLSRNPDAKWKLQPDFLDKIRNTQLEILEKYSRIVKKGGKLVYATCSVLPSENQKQVQKFLKTEAGKEFRLLREKSILSSESGYDGFYMASLQKE from the coding sequence ATGCGCCTACACAGGAATCTAGTTTTTGCTACCGTTGATGCTTTAGCCGAAATTTTTAATGAAGGGAATTATGCCGATAAGGTGATTGAAAAAACATTGAAGCGTGATAAACGTTGGGGCTCCCGCGATAGAAGTTTTATCGCAGAAACCACTTATGATATTGTGAGATGGAAGCGATTATACGCCGAGATCGCTGAGGTAAAAGAACCATTTAAAAGAGAAGACCTCTTTAGAATGTTCGCGGTTTGGTGTGTACTTAGAGGAATTGAGATCCCAGACTGGCCGCAATTCGAGAAAACTCCGGAAAGACGTATAAAAGGAAAGTTCGATGAACTAAGTAAAATTAGAAAGTTCAGGGAATCTGTGCCAGACTGGATGGATGAACTTGGCGAAGAAGAGCTGGGAGAAAAAGTCTGGACCAATGAGATCCATGCTTTGAACAAGCAGGCTCCTGTAGTGATAAGGGCTAACAAATTAAAGACCAACCCTCAGGAACTTGCTGAAAAGCTGAAAGAAGAAGGTATAGAGACTACCAATCTCAGGAATTACCCGGAGGCACTTGAACTTAAAGAAAGAGCTAATATATTCAGAACTAACGCATTTAAAGATGGTTTTTTTGAAGTTCAGGATGCCAGTTCACAAAGAGTGGCAGAATTTCTTGATGTAGAACCAGGAATGCGCGTTGTAGACACCTGTGCAGGTGCTGGCGGGAAAACGCTTCATCTTGCCGCGCTTATGGAGAATAAGGGGCAGATCATCGCATTGGATATCTATGGAAATAAACTTAAAGAATTAAAGCGACGAGCTAAACGTGCCGGCGCTCATAACGTGGAAACCAGAAGCATCGATTCTACCAAAGTAATTAAAAAATTATATGGTACTGCAGATCGAGTTCTAATTGATGCACCTTGCAGCGGCCTGGGAGTTCTTAGTAGAAATCCAGATGCGAAATGGAAATTACAACCAGATTTTCTGGATAAGATAAGGAACACTCAGCTTGAAATTTTGGAAAAGTATTCCAGGATCGTGAAAAAAGGCGGAAAACTGGTTTATGCCACCTGTTCAGTATTGCCATCTGAGAATCAAAAACAAGTTCAAAAATTCCTTAAGACCGAAGCAGGTAAAGAATTTAGACTATTGAGAGAGAAAAGTATTCTTTCCAGTGAAAGCGGTTATGATGGCTTTTACATGGCATCATTACAAAAAGAATAA